The segment GAGCAGGGGCTGGTCGCCTATCCCACCGGCAAGGGCTCGGGGGCGATAACGTCCTTTGCCCAGGCCGACGGCTTCATCAGCATTGAAGCTTTAGCCGACCATATGCCTGCCGGAAGCGAGGCGTCGGTGACGCTGTTCACGCCGCACGTCCGTGTTCCCGATCTCGTGGTGATCGGCAGCAATTGCACCGGCCTGGATCTTGTCGTGGGCATTCTGTTTCGCGCCGGCCTGACGGTGCGGTCCATCGCGGTCGGCAGCCTGGGCGGCCTGGCCGCGGCCAAGCGGGGCGAGTGCGATATCGCGCCCATCCACCTCTTTGACTCCAAGACGCAAAGCTACAATGCGCCGTTCCTGAGCGAAGGCCTCGAACTCGTGCAGGGATGGCGACGCATGCAGGGCATCGTCTACCGCCCGGGCGACCTGCGCTTCCAGGGGACCGACCCAGAGGAAGCGGTTCGAGCCGCGCTCGCCGATCCCAATTGCATGATGGTCAACCGCAACCAGGGCTCGGGTACGCGCATCCTGATCGACCAACTGCTCGGTGCGGTGCGTCCCGACGGATATTGGAACCAGCCCCGCTCGCACAATGCCGTCGCGGCGGCCGTCGCGCAGAACCGGGCAGACTGGGGCGTCACCATTGCGCCGGTGGCGCGCTCAGCCGGGCTCGGCTTCATCGCGCTGAAGGAAGAGCATTATGATTTCGCGCTGGTCTCTGTCCGCAAACAGCGACCCGCGGTGCAGGCCTTCCTAACTGCGCTCGCTTCGCCTGAATTCAACGCGGCGGTCGAGCGCATGGGTTTTTCCCGACCGGGTTAAGGGTCGGCAAGGTGCCCAACCAGCCGTTCGGCCTCGGCAAAATCTTCGACCGTGTTGACATTGAAGAAAGGGTCCACCGGCTTGTCCGGCCAGGACGCAGTGGCAACCTGGTAGCGAGCCGTCCACAGGTCGATCTTGCGAACGCCCTCTTCGACGAGCGCATGGCGCAACGCATCGCGCATCGCCACCTGCCACAACCCGACGACAGGATGCGTCCGCCCCGCTGACATCGCCACCGCCAGATCCGCAGCTTTTGCCATGCGCGCCCGATGCAGCCGTTCGACGAGGTCGCGCGGCAAGAAAGGACAGTCCGCTGCGACGCTGACGATCCATTCGACATCGGGCCTGTTCTGCTCAGCCCAGTCTAGGCCCGCAAGCACGCCAGCCAGCGGCCCCAGATAGTTCTCGACCGGGTCGGCGATGACTGGAAGGCGAAAACGGTCGAATCGGGCAGGGTCGCCATTGGCGTTCAGCAAGAGCCCGTCGCATTGCGGGCCGAGGCGCTCGAGGACACGATCGAGGATGGTGAGTCCGTCGATCCGACGCATCGATTTGTCGCCGCCGCCCATGCGCCTTGCGAGCCCCCCGGCGAGAACGACGCCCAGGGTCGGCATCTTTTCATTCCCCATCGGCGGCTCCCTTGCGCCTGTGACGCGGTGCTTCCTCGTCGACGGAAGCGAGGTCCTGGTCGAAGACGATGCGATCCGCGCCCGATAGCACGGCGAACCGCTTGCCGCGTGCCCGACCGACCAGCGTCAGGCCGGCCTGACGCGCCAAATCCACCCCCCAGGCAGTGAAGCCCGAACGCGAGACGAGGATCGGAATGCCCATTCGAACCGTCTTGATCGTCATTTCCGACGTCAGCCTGCCAGTCGTATAAAGGATCTTGTCCGCGGCATCGATGCCGTGGCGATACATCCAGCCGGCGATCTTGTCGACGGCATTGTGGCGCCCGACATCTTCCATATAGCAGATCGGCGTGCCTTCCCTGCAAAGCACGCAGCCATGAATTGCGCCCGCTTCAAGATAGAGCGACGGCGTCGTGTTGATCGTGCGGGTCATCTGGTAAAGCCAGGAGGTGTGCAGTACGGCTGCCGGCAGAGCGGTATTCCCCAGCGCTTCGAGAAGATCGCCGAAAGCCGTCCCCTGCGCGCAGCCTGAAGTCTGCGTCCGTTTCTTGAGCTTCTGCTCGTAATTGGTGTTGCGCTCGGTACGAACGATCACGACCTGCAGGTCGTCGTCATATTCGACTTCGGTTACGACGTCGTCGGATTTGAGCATGTTCTGATTGAGCAGGTAGCCCAGCGCCAGAAATTCGGGGTAGTCGCCGATCGTCATCATCGTGACGATCTCCTGCGCATTCAGATAGAGCGTCAGCGGGCGTTCAACCGGGACGCGGACTTGAACAGCAGCGCCGGTATGATCGATGCCGCTGACCTGCTCGGTCAAACGGATGTCGTCGGGGTTCGGCATGATGATGGCGAGGTCTGGTCGGGTTTTCATTTGCTGCATGGCGCTCTCATGAAATTGCAATCCCGCTCGCCGGAGTGGATGTGTTCCCTTCGGCTTGACGTCTACTATATAGCCTGTTCAATCCAAGGCCGGTCCACAAAAGCGCCATCAAGCGCAGACTGGGCTTGCCGGATGGCGCCGAGCTGCCGGTTCGGCCAGATCCATAGAGGCTGAAGGCTCGATGGCGCAACTTTCAGACGACTGCTTCGCTTTCGGCGGCCCGATGCGATCGCTCGATGATACTGCCGCGCTGATTGCTTCACGGCTGACCGTTGTCGACGGGACGGAATCCGTCCAGCTAGCGATTGCCGATGGACGCGTCCTGGCGAGAGATCTAGTGGCGCCGCTGCCCCTGCCGCCGTTCACCAACTCAGCCGTCGACGGCTATGCGCTGCGCGGCGACGACCTGCCCGGAACCGTAGAAAAGGCCTTGCCCGTGAGCGTCAGGATCCAGGCTGGGGTGGCGCCGGATCGGCCCGCCGCGCCCGGACAAGCCATACGCATCTTCACCGGCGCGCCGCTGCCGGAAGGGGCAGACACGGTTTACATGCAGGAAGATGTCCGCGTCGACGCTAGCGGCAGGGTCGTCCTTCCGCCCGGCCTGAAAAGAGGAGCCAACGTGCGGCCGGCGGGCGAGGACGTCGCAGCAGGCAAGGTGGTCCTGCAGGCCGGCCAGCGCATGCGCCCGCAGGATGTTGCGCTCGCCGCGGCTCTCGGCATGACGCAGGTCGATGTGCGGCGCAAGATTCGCGTCGCGATCTTCTCGACCGGCAACGAGATCGTCGCGCCGGGAGAGGTCCGGGGACCGGCCCAGCTTTTCGATTCGAACCGCTTCATGCTGATGGCCATGCTCGCAAGATTGGGCTGCGAGACCACCGATTTGGGCATTCTGACTGACGACAGCAGCCTGATCGCGGATGTGCTGAGCGAGGCTGCGCCAGGACAGGACCTGATCCTGGCGTCCGGCGGTGTCTCGACCGGGGAGGCCGACTGCGTCAAGGCCGCCGTCGAGAGTGTGGGCACCCTGGTCTTCTGGCGGGTGGCGATAAAACCCGGCCGGCCAGTCGCCATGGGGGTGATCAGCGGAACAGCCTTCATCGGGCTGCCCGGCAATCCGGTGGCGAGCTTCGTCACATTCGCCCATATTGCGCGCGCCGCGATCTTTGCACTGGCCGGCGCACGGCAGCAGCCGCCAATTTCGCGGCCTGTGCGGGCCGGCTTCTCCTACCGCAAAAAGCCGGGGCGACGCGAATATGTGCGGGTCAGCCTGCATGGGACGCAGGACGGCACATATGAAGCCGTCAAATTCCCGCGCGAGGGCGCTGGCATGCTGTCTTCCTTGGTTCAAACCGACGGCCTTGTCGAACTCGGCGAGGATATAGCCGAGGTCGAGCCGGGCCAGACCGTTCAGTTCCTTGCCTATTCGGACCTGAATTGACGAACGCCGTCGAGCCCGCGGCACGCAGTTTGGCAAAAATGCGGTGCGACGCCTGGCCGCTCTCATTTGCGGTACCGCTGACGCGGCGACCGTTGACGACCGGTGGGCGGTCCGCCATGGTGCGCCACCATGACGACGAGACAGCTCGATCTGACGGGATTGAAATGTCCCTTGCCGGCGCTGAAAACCCGCAAGGCGCTCACCGGCATAAGCCCAGGCGAGCGCCTTGAGGTCCGTTGCACCGATCCGCTGGCAGCCATAGACATTCCCAATCTGATCAACGAAATGGGCGACCGCCTGGAGGCGATGCAACGGCAGGGAGACCACATCATTTTCTTGATCGAGAAGGCGCAAGCTGCCCCGGTATAGGCCGTGCGACAAATCAGGGCGCAGATCGGTTCTGTCGTGGCGCCCCGGTCTGCTAAAATTGCCAGACCGGCCTTTGGTTCAATTGTGTGCCAACTCGTTTTTGTGCCAAGTCCTTGATCCAAGGTGCGCCGGGCTGAAGGCGGCTCACAGCCACATTGCTGGCGGCAGCCGCCTTCCTCAGACGAAGGGTCCGGGAGGAGAGAGAATGACAATGCAGCAACGGCGAGCCCCCGATCGCGGACCCAAGGGGCGGGCGCTGGATGATGTTGCCCTGGCCGAGGTCCGGGAACTTCTTGGCCAGCGCGAACGCCGCCGGGATCTGTTGATCGAGTTCCTGCATCTGATCCAGGACCGCTACGGCTGTCTGTCGGCCGCGCATCTGCGCGCGCTTGCCGAGGACATGCGCCTGTCCCAGGTCGAGGTTTACGAGGTCGCGACCTTCTACGACCATTTCGATGTCGTAAGGGAAGGCGAGGCAAGACCCGCGCCGCTGACAATCCGGGTGTGCGAATCGATAAGCTGCATGCTGGCGGGCGCCGAGGACCTGATTGGCGAACTGGCCGCCAAGGCCGACTCGAAGACCGTCCGCGTCATGCGTGCGCCCTGTATGGGCCGCTGCGCCACCGCCCCTGCCGCACGCGTCGGCGACCGCGAGGTCGACCAAGCCAGCAGCCATATCCTCATCGATCTGGCTCGCTCGGGCGACACCAAAGTTGTCGTGCCCGATTATGTCGGCCTTGATGCCTATCGGGCCGCTGGCGGCTATCAACTTCTCCGGAAGGTGAAGGCGGGCGAGACCGGCATTGACGCTATCATCGATACCATGCAGAACGCCGGCTTGCGGGGGCTCGGCGGCGCCGGCTTTCCGGCCGGCAAGAAATGGAACTTCGTGCGCGGCTATCCAGGGCCGCGGCTGATGTCGATCAATGGCGACGAAGGCGAGCCTGGCACTTTCAAGGACCGCATCTATCTCGAAAAGGATCCTCACCGCACCTTCGAAGGCGCGCTGATCGCCGCCCACGCGGTCGAAGCCGAACGCATCTATTTCTATATGCGCGACGAATATCCGGCGGTGCTCGCCATTTTGCGCGCCGAGATCGCGGCGCTCGAGGCGGCCGGCATCGTCAGGCCGGGTTTCATCGAACTTCGGCGCGGCGCCGGCGCCTATATTTGCGGCGAGGAAAGCGCGATGCTGGAAAGCATCGAGGGCAAGCGCGGCATGCCCCGCCACCGGCCTCCCTACATTGCCGAAGTCGGACTTTTCGGACGCCCGACACTCAACCACAACGTCGAAACGCTGTGGTGGATTCGCGACATCGTCGAGAAGGGGCCCGAATGGTTCGCCGCGCAGGGCAAGCCCGGCCATCAGGGAATTCGCTCCTGGTCGGTTTCCGGACATGTGAAGGAGCCGGGCGTCAAGCTGGCCCCGGCCGGCGTCACCGTGCGCGAATTGATCGAGGATTATTGCGGCGGCATGGCAGACGGGCATGAATTCAAGGCCTATCTGCCAGGTGGAGCCTCGGGCGGCATCCTTCCGGCGTCGATGGGCGACATCGAACTCGATTTCGGCGGCGAACTCGCCGAACAGGGCGCCTTCGTCGGCTCACATGCGGTGGTCGTGCTTTCGCAAGCCGACAACATCAGGGATGTGAC is part of the Mesorhizobium sp. L-2-11 genome and harbors:
- a CDS encoding molybdopterin molybdotransferase MoeA, whose amino-acid sequence is MAQLSDDCFAFGGPMRSLDDTAALIASRLTVVDGTESVQLAIADGRVLARDLVAPLPLPPFTNSAVDGYALRGDDLPGTVEKALPVSVRIQAGVAPDRPAAPGQAIRIFTGAPLPEGADTVYMQEDVRVDASGRVVLPPGLKRGANVRPAGEDVAAGKVVLQAGQRMRPQDVALAAALGMTQVDVRRKIRVAIFSTGNEIVAPGEVRGPAQLFDSNRFMLMAMLARLGCETTDLGILTDDSSLIADVLSEAAPGQDLILASGGVSTGEADCVKAAVESVGTLVFWRVAIKPGRPVAMGVISGTAFIGLPGNPVASFVTFAHIARAAIFALAGARQQPPISRPVRAGFSYRKKPGRREYVRVSLHGTQDGTYEAVKFPREGAGMLSSLVQTDGLVELGEDIAEVEPGQTVQFLAYSDLN
- a CDS encoding sulfurtransferase TusA family protein, yielding MTTRQLDLTGLKCPLPALKTRKALTGISPGERLEVRCTDPLAAIDIPNLINEMGDRLEAMQRQGDHIIFLIEKAQAAPV
- the mobA gene encoding molybdenum cofactor guanylyltransferase MobA produces the protein MGNEKMPTLGVVLAGGLARRMGGGDKSMRRIDGLTILDRVLERLGPQCDGLLLNANGDPARFDRFRLPVIADPVENYLGPLAGVLAGLDWAEQNRPDVEWIVSVAADCPFLPRDLVERLHRARMAKAADLAVAMSAGRTHPVVGLWQVAMRDALRHALVEEGVRKIDLWTARYQVATASWPDKPVDPFFNVNTVEDFAEAERLVGHLADP
- a CDS encoding formate dehydrogenase accessory sulfurtransferase FdhD, yielding MQQMKTRPDLAIIMPNPDDIRLTEQVSGIDHTGAAVQVRVPVERPLTLYLNAQEIVTMMTIGDYPEFLALGYLLNQNMLKSDDVVTEVEYDDDLQVVIVRTERNTNYEQKLKKRTQTSGCAQGTAFGDLLEALGNTALPAAVLHTSWLYQMTRTINTTPSLYLEAGAIHGCVLCREGTPICYMEDVGRHNAVDKIAGWMYRHGIDAADKILYTTGRLTSEMTIKTVRMGIPILVSRSGFTAWGVDLARQAGLTLVGRARGKRFAVLSGADRIVFDQDLASVDEEAPRHRRKGAADGE
- a CDS encoding NAD(P)H-dependent oxidoreductase subunit E, which codes for MTMQQRRAPDRGPKGRALDDVALAEVRELLGQRERRRDLLIEFLHLIQDRYGCLSAAHLRALAEDMRLSQVEVYEVATFYDHFDVVREGEARPAPLTIRVCESISCMLAGAEDLIGELAAKADSKTVRVMRAPCMGRCATAPAARVGDREVDQASSHILIDLARSGDTKVVVPDYVGLDAYRAAGGYQLLRKVKAGETGIDAIIDTMQNAGLRGLGGAGFPAGKKWNFVRGYPGPRLMSINGDEGEPGTFKDRIYLEKDPHRTFEGALIAAHAVEAERIYFYMRDEYPAVLAILRAEIAALEAAGIVRPGFIELRRGAGAYICGEESAMLESIEGKRGMPRHRPPYIAEVGLFGRPTLNHNVETLWWIRDIVEKGPEWFAAQGKPGHQGIRSWSVSGHVKEPGVKLAPAGVTVRELIEDYCGGMADGHEFKAYLPGGASGGILPASMGDIELDFGGELAEQGAFVGSHAVVVLSQADNIRDVTLNLMNFFKHESCGKCTPCREGTEKLVTLLKEKGVPNETAMRDLETVMRDSSICGLGQAAPNPVNHLLTHFRDDL